A segment of the Cotesia glomerata isolate CgM1 linkage group LG2, MPM_Cglom_v2.3, whole genome shotgun sequence genome:
GAGTCATGAGTGGagagcattttttatagcatcACAGCTATAAATTTTATGGCAAACAATACAAGATcaatattgattttagataACTAGATAGAAAGCTCTATGAATAAATTAGACTGATACAGATAAGAATTAATTACTTGGGTTCCTTCTGGAGGctgttttataattgaaaaattgagaacTATTTTATTGTCATTGTCAAGAAAAATATCAGGTTCTGTCATATACTCTTTGTTGTAAAAAGGATTATTCACAtcttctataaataaatcgaaACCTCCCTAAGAaatcatgataaaaaaattattaaaacggttgaccttacAGGCTATTCCTGCTACTTTCCGCTAATATCCAATGCAAAGCGCtgtaaatttcacttattctgTTAGTAGATATACAAGCATGTTTGCACAACAATCACATGCTTGTAAAGGTGGACCATTTCGTGAACtccgccgtccatcttacggcaacaAATAAACTTTCGGTGTAGATATGATTAGTACTCTTTTATATCGGTAATAAAAGTAGAAGTGGAAGTagaattttaacattaaataccTGTGCGTTTAAAAACTGAAGTACAAAAActgagattatttttaatagcatACTTTTCACAAACTAAATATTATCGAAGAAAAggtttaaaaagtttaaacaaTAATTGGATTATTACTTTCTAAAACGTTAAAATCTTTCAGTAatgaaaatgagaaatttaaataagtttcACCGACAGTGAAGTGAGTTATAATCATATTATGAACGttatttatagagctcaaatTCTAAGGGTGCAAtctaaaatcattatttattagttaatcAGAATAATCATTGTTTCCGCacaaataatatcaatatgaCGGCAACAAGAATCgtatgaaaatatttagatttctGTAACGTGTAATTGTGATTGTAATTAATCTTgattaatcttaaattaaaataatgtagttttataaagaatttttctttacttcaATTATATCATGTAGCAcgattttataacaataagaCAATTGTGTtgaagttataaatatttgcatCGATGGCGATCGTGTGGTTATTTACATAATCAGTATAGTCTGTAAATTTTCCTGTTTCATTTGCTTTTCTGATTTTGCTAAAAGATGATACTCTCACGGCTTATgatgatttttcaaataatatttcaattaaccgtataaaataaaatttttcaaaaaatgttcACAGCTTGTATGTCCGCGTAGCTTAttaaatggtagagtagccgaaaTGTCATCGAAAAGTTCTGGGTTCGAGTCCCAGTCCGAGCTTATTAGAAGTTCAAAAAATGTTCGTAATAGTGTCACGTTTTCATGTAACAAGCTGTGAAcattttttgaacaatttttttttatacgggCAGTCGGTCAAGTTTTTGTGAAATTGATCGAAAGctcgataaataaaacaaatttatttaatgtttgaCAGGTGGTGGATGTATTGAAGAAATGACAAAATAAAGTgcgaagtttttttttattatttttttttatatattggaaaaaatttacatattttatacgataaggaaattatttaattaacgcacaatttatttaggataaatgctaacaaaatttttcagaaaacaTTAAATGGAATCTAGGAAGAAATAAGTCGATCCgttattttcaattgtaaattcaaattttagatAATCTTAACCAGTACCTCGATAATAAGTATTATTTGCTCTCCATAGAAGATTTCTAGAGTGACTTTATAATTATTGGGTGGAAAATCATCTGGGAGATTTTCTTTTGGTAATTTATAGCCTTCGAATTGATAAACAccctgtaaataaatatttatttattagctaTAGCTCTTAATAACTACACATAGAAAATTtggttttaaatattaacaaataagcTTCGACAGTGACTGGGTAACATAATATTGTGATCACAGCCAAAAAATGGATTAGTACCTAAAAAATGTTGACAGctgagaaaaatgaaaaaattttttttaatatcggaaaaaaaaattttccttctCGTTTTCACACTGCCAACATTATATAGgttaattattacataaaatttttttggctttgataTCACAATACACTCTTagaatttcttcaattaatgGGCCAGATTTTGGtcaaaagttaaaaagttttataaaatatcttacaACACCAGGAGGACAGTTGTCTACAGTAAATCCTAATACTTTAAGAATCGGACCGATCAATATAGGTTCTTCGATGCCATCACATAATCCCATTGTTACATCGATTCCAGTGTCCACAACATACTCACCCATGGATGCTCGTTTTATTATGAAACGGCCCtaagaaatgataaataagtGGTCAATTGAGTCATGAATGAagagcatttttttaatagagtCACTTGAGGTAATTAAGCACAGAGGGTAAGTGCAGAAAACTTTATAAATACAAGTAGACCGataaatataagaaataattacTTCGGTTCCTTCTGGCAGctgttttataattgaaaagttGAGAACTATTCCATTGTTATTGTCAAGATAAAAATCAGGTTTCGTAAAGTACTCTTCATTGTAAGCAGGGTTATCCACATCTTccataaataaatcataatctccctaaaaaattataacaaaataaactaTCGGaaataagaattaattaaaagtgatACGTGtatttacactgatagaaagatttgtttatagttaaaaatattttttaatatttaacaaatcatttattagagaccgctttttagtccttaacaaatattttttagtatttaaaaagatttattaatatttaataaatgaatatcagatttattaaatacaaataaatcattttaaatgctaagaaatatttgtttaatactaaaaaatggtctctaataaatgatttgttaactatgaacaaatattttttaatacaaataaatccttctatcagtgtagaagtagaattttaatttattaaataccttTGAATTTAAGAACTGGAGCACAAAAACTAACAGTATGGCGAATAGCATGTTTTTCACAAATGAAAAACTATTGAAGAAAACGTTGAAAAAGTTTGAACTGTAGTTAGATTAAGACTTTTTACCggttttaaattaatactaaTAAGAAATTGAAGCAAAAAATACTGGGAGCTAAGTGAACCATTATTAGATTATCTATCATATTTATATGATCGTATTGCTTAAGGAAACGATAGAAAACATATTATtagttaatcaattttttgatcatTTCCGCACATATTTCattaatagaaaatataattatacttGACAATTCAATgttatacaatttttaattataagtaGTGTGATCATTAATTAGTAAGAAAATAATGttgatttatgaaaaatttcttttgaattttattgtatcGTGTCTCAcgattttgtaataattgttcGGAATTGTTTTCTgcaatatgaaaaattctttagtcAACAATACTTCAATctaattaaaatgatatttataatcgtagattcaaaaaagaaaaaatactggAAATTGCtagactttatttatttattattttttaattaagctCATTATCGTTTCATACAATCTTCgaaaatatatggaaaatcaaaattttttgttctt
Coding sequences within it:
- the LOC123258838 gene encoding uncharacterized protein LOC123258838, which encodes MLFAILLVFVLQFLNSKGDYDLFMEDVDNPAYNEEYFTKPDFYLDNNNGIVLNFSIIKQLPEGTEGRFIIKRASMGEYVVDTGIDVTMGLCDGIEEPILIGPILKVLGFTVDNCPPGVGVYQFEGYKLPKENLPDDFPPNNYKVTLEIFYGEQIILIIEVLVKII